Proteins encoded in a region of the Marinobacter arenosus genome:
- a CDS encoding response regulator, whose product MGIRPLAARLLVYVLLFSLVFSLVATGVQMIGEFERRKEDLEATQAKAAELISGSMSNNIWLMNYSEVANSLDDMKAVTAIAHAHVLTSTGDEFTTGTLPEGRVISQSFPLVFDRSSFRSPEEVGTLTLTSSVESIYHDLRDRALLNLLFQSIVVMLGTLGLLVIVRMTLSRHLETMADYAARLNLDALVDPLKLKRKAPKTPDELTELEQALNKMRLQILEDTRSLRQTTIQSQGERDEAIRANHAKNQFLANVSHELRIPLQSVLGYANLLTDTPLDQDQREYVHTLLSASEGLSAIINDLLDISSMEAGKLVLDDIPFDLRETLNDLVHMLGSRAREKGLALELRIDEDLPWALKGDPVRIRQILLNLTSNAIKFTDSGHVLISIEVLGRRDDQARLRLAVEDTGVGINPEDIPLVYEPYVQLGQRFQRQLPGAGLGLTICRQLVNLMDGSLDLESRPGEGSTFWIEITLPVAPESSARVRPDTRMVKNRRILVVDSYELSRKITLEMLSRHEVHIEAVKSAGEALTSLRQAFDSQQPFDAIVLDGFVPDMDSDLLCRQIRGNPLWSDMRLLILSSNPQRGDAEHFRQAGADAFLSKSLRESCLTPILNQLFADAAKQKRRFLTRFSLQAVSDSSRRRELPCGRMKVLLVEDNPVNRTLTRRLLEKLGCDVMTANDGEAAASLWQWHPFDLIFMDCIMPRVDGFEATRRLREWESSNSRPRVPVVALTASAMEEDEEKCRRAGMDSFVAKPVNIEMLRAVLEQYCKASAAS is encoded by the coding sequence ATGGGAATTCGGCCGCTGGCAGCCCGACTGCTGGTGTACGTGCTACTGTTCAGCCTCGTGTTCTCGCTTGTCGCTACTGGCGTACAGATGATCGGCGAATTCGAGCGCCGCAAGGAAGATCTTGAGGCCACCCAGGCCAAGGCTGCCGAGCTCATTTCAGGCAGTATGAGCAACAATATCTGGCTGATGAACTACAGCGAAGTAGCCAACAGCCTCGACGACATGAAAGCCGTCACGGCTATTGCTCATGCGCACGTCCTCACGTCAACCGGCGATGAGTTTACCACCGGCACGTTGCCGGAAGGCCGCGTCATTTCCCAGTCCTTTCCCCTGGTCTTCGACCGGTCGAGCTTCCGAAGCCCGGAGGAAGTTGGCACCCTTACCCTGACCTCCTCCGTTGAAAGCATTTATCATGACCTGAGAGATCGGGCGCTTCTCAATCTGTTGTTCCAGTCCATCGTGGTCATGCTCGGCACGCTGGGCTTGCTCGTTATCGTGCGGATGACCCTGTCCCGGCATTTGGAAACCATGGCCGATTACGCCGCAAGGCTCAATCTGGATGCGCTCGTCGATCCACTGAAGCTCAAGCGCAAAGCCCCCAAAACTCCGGATGAGCTGACGGAACTCGAGCAGGCGCTGAACAAGATGCGTCTGCAGATCCTTGAGGATACACGCTCCCTGCGCCAGACCACGATCCAGTCCCAGGGCGAACGGGACGAAGCAATCAGGGCGAACCACGCCAAAAACCAGTTTCTCGCCAACGTCAGCCACGAACTGCGAATTCCTCTTCAGTCCGTTCTGGGTTACGCAAACCTGCTCACCGATACGCCACTGGACCAGGACCAGAGAGAGTACGTTCACACCCTGCTGAGTGCCTCCGAAGGCCTGTCAGCCATCATCAATGACCTGCTTGATATCTCCAGCATGGAAGCGGGCAAACTGGTGCTGGATGATATCCCGTTCGACCTTCGGGAAACCCTGAACGATCTCGTCCACATGCTCGGCTCCCGTGCGCGGGAAAAGGGCCTGGCCCTGGAACTGCGCATCGACGAAGACCTGCCATGGGCGCTGAAAGGCGATCCTGTGCGAATTCGCCAGATTCTGCTCAACCTGACCTCCAACGCCATCAAGTTCACCGATTCAGGCCATGTGCTGATCAGCATCGAGGTCCTTGGCCGACGGGATGATCAGGCCCGCCTGCGGTTGGCGGTCGAAGACACCGGCGTGGGCATCAATCCAGAAGATATTCCACTGGTGTACGAACCCTATGTGCAGCTTGGCCAACGGTTTCAACGCCAACTTCCGGGTGCCGGCCTGGGACTGACCATTTGCCGACAACTGGTCAACCTGATGGACGGCTCGCTGGATCTCGAAAGCCGACCGGGCGAAGGCTCGACCTTCTGGATCGAAATCACACTGCCTGTGGCCCCGGAAAGCTCCGCCCGGGTGCGCCCCGATACCCGCATGGTCAAGAACCGGCGCATCCTTGTGGTGGACTCCTACGAGCTGTCCCGGAAAATCACCCTCGAGATGCTGTCCCGTCATGAAGTCCACATCGAAGCGGTCAAATCCGCCGGTGAGGCCCTGACGTCGCTTCGTCAGGCCTTTGACAGCCAGCAACCGTTCGATGCGATTGTGCTCGATGGTTTTGTCCCGGACATGGACAGCGACCTGCTCTGTCGCCAGATACGTGGCAACCCTCTTTGGAGCGACATGCGTTTGCTAATCCTGTCCTCCAATCCCCAACGGGGCGACGCTGAGCATTTCCGCCAGGCAGGCGCTGATGCCTTTCTCAGCAAATCCCTGCGAGAGTCGTGCCTGACACCGATTCTCAACCAGCTGTTTGCGGATGCGGCCAAACAGAAAAGACGTTTCCTGACCCGCTTCTCTCTTCAGGCGGTCAGCGACTCCTCTCGCCGACGGGAACTGCCCTGCGGTCGCATGAAGGTTCTGCTGGTCGAGGACAACCCCGTTAACCGCACGCTCACCCGCCGTCTGCTTGAGAAGCTCGGTTGTGACGTGATGACGGCCAATGACGGAGAAGCGGCCGCAAGTCTCTGGCAATGGCACCCATTTGACCTGATTTTCATGGATTGCATCATGCCCCGGGTCGATGGTTTTGAAGCCACC